CAACAGATGGAGAATCCAGATCTGTTCCAGAAACCTCCACACCTCCCGGCCCGGCCCCCACCCCTGCTGTATCTCGCCCGGCTTGCTGTAACAGGCTGACTGGTCTCCCCATTTCCCCGATCTCCTCTTTCAATATATTTGCAGTGGTTCAGTGATCCCTTCAAAATATACATCAGGTCATGTCACTCCTCTGGTCAAAATCCTACGACGGCTGCCCACCTCCACCAGAATAAAAGCAGGGTCGATCCAGTGCCCGCAGCCCCACACGATGTGGCCCACCCTCCCTTCTCACCCAGCTCCGCCCTGCTGCTCCCAGCGCGGCAGACGCGCTCCGGCTGCAGTCCTTCTCTGCAGTGGCCGGCCCCTCCCTCGCATGTCCTTCTCAACCACATGGGCACGGTCActgcctcacctcctccaggtCTCCGCTTGCTTTGCTGAGGTTCTGCAGGCTCCAGCACGGACACCGCAACCCCCTCATTTCCTGTCCCCATTCCCAGGATTATTTCTCTCCTTAGTCCCACTGTCTAATAAATCCTTTCTTGTTTACCTCATTTGTTTACTTCATTCAGTGCAATGTGAACAGTGTGTGGGCTGGGATGTCTGTCATTTTTTTATAGCCGCATCCCCAGCAACTAGAAAAAGTCTGTCACACAGATCCTCATCACCATCCTCATCGTCTCATGCTGAATGATCGATCAGGCATGACAGGTCTACCTCAGCATTACAAGCAGAATTTCAGGGGCATACCGCTCAGCTAAGAGCCAAAAGGCAAGCCCACTTCACCCCAGCTGCGCTCATCTCTGCACCCCCAGAGCCCGGCCCGCCACCCGAGAGCGAGCAGACACCGAGTGGCCTGAGGCTCCCACGGGGAGGCCGCGCGACAGGACGAGCGCCAGGCCGGCACCGCAGCACACTGGCGCTCACAGCACTTACCCCATCCCCTGTTTGAAAGCTTCAATCAGCTCGTTCTTTTTGTCCTGATCTTCTACCCAGTACACACTTGGAATTACAAACTCTGATATCACGCGGCACTCGGGACAAGACCTGCAACGAGAAGCGGGTTAGGGAGGGACAGACTCAGTCACAAACCCCGTGCCCAAGTGTGTGACCAGCCCGGCGCCGCTCACCTCTGAATTCTATAAAGTACAGACACACTCCTCTAAGCCTAATTTACAGTTAAAACGTGTTCAACAGTAAAAGAACAGCCTAATATTAAAATGGGGAAAGGATTTGAGTAGGCATTTCTCCacaatggccaacaagcacagaAAACGATGTTTAGTACCATtggttatcagggaaatgcaaattaaaaacatactaaggtatcacttcacacctgctAGGATGGCTAACATCAGAAATCAAAAGACAATTTCAAAATAAGTGtgggcaagaatgtggagaaactggaatccttgtacgttgctgaaagtgaaagtcgctcagtcgtgtccgactctgccaccccacggactatacagtccctggaattctccaggccagaatacgggacggggtagcctttccgttctccagagcatcgtcccaacccaggtctcccgcattgcaggcagattctttaccagctgagccacaagggaagcccaagaatactggggtgggtagcctatcccttctccagtggatcttcctgacccagggattgaaccggggtctcctgcattgcaggcgattctttaccaactgagctatcagggaagcccctggggatGTAGGATGGTTCACCCTCGTTTTTAACAGACTCAGAGCTTTGGGGCTTTTATTTGGCTGTGGCGCACGGACTCTGGTGGTGCACGGGGTGGGGAGCCATGGGgtgctctgaggcacgtggggTCTCAGCTCCCTGATGAGGGGCTGAACCCgcatcccttgcactgcaagggggGTTGTTCACCACGGGatcaccagggacgtccctggttcAGCCACTTTGGATAGAGCAGTCTGGCAggttctcaaaatgttaaacacagaGTTTCCATATGCTCAGCAACTGCACTCCTAAGTGTGTACCCAGAAGTATTGAAAATAAGCAggcaaacaaatacataaatattcacAAGCACACCAGCTAAACAACccaaaagatgaaaacaaccTACAAGTTCATCACCTGATGAAcacataaacaaaatgtggccgaggcatataatggaatattactcagtcactaaAGGGAACAGTATATTGATTCATGCTACAATTAGGTGAACTCTGAAAACATGCTGAGTTAAGAAACCAGAGAGAAAGGCCTGcttattgtatgattccatttcatGTGTCCAGAACAAGCAATTTCAAAGAGACACTGATTTACTGATTGAAATgaaccttgaatgttcattggaaggactgatgctgaagctgatgctccaatactttggccacctgatgcgatgaatggactcactggaaaagaccctgatgctgggaaagagtgaaggcagaaggggacgacGAGGGTGAgagggttgggtggcatcaccaactcagaggacgtgagtctgagcaagtgctgggaggaggtgagggacagggaagcctggcagatgCTGGACAGccctgctgtccgtggggtcgccagaggcgggcacgactgagcgactgaacgacgaCGTAGCTGCCAGGGGCTGCAAAGAGGAAGAGGCAGTGACCCGAAGCAGAGCTGTTGTTTTTAAgatgatgaaaacattctaaaattagaCTATACTGACAGCTGCACTGCTCTGAATCTAATAAAAATCCTCTGAACTGttttatctcagtaaagctgttaccTCCCCACACAGATATGTGACTTCATGCAAGTCACCTGACCGCCCCGCTGAGCTTCCCTACACAAAATTAGGGCGATGGTCACGGGGTCACTGAGAGAATGACGACGGAACGTGTGACGTTCTCACGCTACACAACATGTGGTGACCTCTCACTGACGGCGAGTCTCCTCCCTCCCCGCTGAGGAGATGAAGACTCCCAAGTTGTGACGCGTGCATTCTCTCTCAACAAGGTTTGGGGACAAAGCCCTCTGCTGACTCACTGAGGACCTTCCAGTATCAGACACCATGCGAGATGTGTTACACGCACCACTTCATTGAGGCTTCAAATGACCCCTATTTAACAGGTGGAAAAAAATCAGCAACTGTCCTAAGGGCGGACCACCAGTAACTGTGAGCCCGAGTCCAGTGGGCCTTCTCGCACAGGGGGGCCTGCTGAGGGTCCCCCGACACCTCAGATGCCTGCAGGAACTGACACCCACATTTAAAAGGAGACGGCATCTGGGTTCAGGGGGGTCTGCAACTTGCTCAAGGCCCTGCAGCCTGGAGGACAAGCGAAGGCTTCAGAGCGGATGGAAGAAGGTCCCGGGTCAAACCTCCTCCTAGCGTCTACAGCTCAGACCCCAGCTGCACTTACTTGATGATGGGGTTCTCAAACTGCTTGGCGCACCGCCACTGCCGGATGCAGGACAAGCAGTACGTGTGGTTGCAGCTGGAGAGGATTCCGAACCTCCGCTCCGAGGCCGACGCCTTCTCCAGGATCACCTCCATGCAGATGCTGCAGACTTTGTCCTGGCTTGCCTGGAAGGCGAAGGCCTTCTCCATCTCGTGTTCGAATGTTGCCATGCAGGCCTGAGGTACGGGGGAGGAGGGAAGCCTGAGGTCCGGGAGCGGGGAGAGGCGCGAGCCGGGAGCAGCTGGCGCCCACGCAGCCCAGCTCGGACGGGGGACTGAGGCTGCCGAGGCAGGGCCTGCGTCCGGGACACGACGCGCTCTCAGGCCGCCACTGGCTCGGCCCCTGCCCGCCACACTGCTCCAGGGTTGCCTCCAATTTAAACCCGAGATCAGAGGCCCGAGGTTACACGGCCGACGTGGCGTCACAGAGGTTGCCAGGAATGGGACCCTGGTCTCCTGGCCCCTCGGGCACTGCCTTTCCCCACACCAACACCAGACATGGTGAATAATTCTTAATCTAAAACATCCGGCTGACAGGCCAGGGTCAGAGGCCAGCAGCATCACTTCCTCCCAGGAGAAGCAGTTACTGGACACACCCCTCCACTCAGAAAGCAGGTGAACACGTTCCAGTGCGGCACCAGAGTCAACGTGAAGGGCGCGCAGGCCTAGGCCCTGGCACAGTGGACGCACACAGGAGTGAACCCGTGTGACACCGGGCACTGCGTCCTTGGGGGGGGGAGGGCAGCTCTAAGCGGCGTTCACCGCCTCACCCCCTGGAGACGGCAGGGGTGCAGACCACCCCACAGCCCGTGCCGAGCAGAGGCCTCCATAAGACACTGGAGCCTCCGGCCCTGCACGGTCCCTTCCGGCACCGGGCTCCTCAAACTCTCCAGGGCTCGGCCTGGCTGGCCAGGCCCAGGATGCAGGTATTACTGGCAGAAAGACGCGGACAGAGCAGCCAAGGATTTCATCACTTGGTGCGCTTCCCGCTCCTTCAGATGCGTTCATGTAAAGCCGGGCACTGTACCTTCTCGTGAGCTTTCCTCTGCTCTGGGTCGAAGGGGTGCAGGACGCGTAATCTACAGATCTCACACACGTCCCCGTGCAGGTAGACACACGCGTCCCCAAAGCGGCACTCCCCGGCGGCCGCGTAGGGGCACAGCTGCTGCCCGCCGCTGTAGGAGCTGCTGGCCTCCAGGTCGTCCAGGCCGCTCCTGATGGCGTCCAGGTAGGAGTGTGGCTTCAGCTCGGGGCCGCTCTGCGCGTCGCTGCAGCCCCTGGGACTACTCCCCAGGCAGGTCGTGTCTTCAGCCATGCCGGAGAGATCTGAGGAGAAGATACAGCGCACAGACCCGTGAACACTGGCCCAGCCTTTCTGGGAAGCCATCAGTCAAAACCTGACAAATTAACCCTGACTTTGGGAATGTATGGGAAAAAACAAAGGCCACAGGGGAAAACTGTTCAGAGTGATATTACTTAGAATTGtaataaaaaccaaaaagccATAATTGGCAACATAGGGAAATAGCAAAGCAGAcagtgatatatttatataaaagaatgtgtaagttgctttttaaaaacagcaagtATGGAAATGTCAACACATGGACCagttacacttaaaaaaaaaaaaagaaagaaaaagtcaaatggaATCCGGAATGATGTCAACAGGATTACAGAGGCTGCCTTTTCACCAGTCACTTTACAGTGAGGAGACTAAAGATCTGGGGCAGACTTCTGGCTGTTTAGCCACCATCCACCTGTCACACAGGAGCTGCCGCCGCCCCAGCACACACTCCTAACCTCCTCAGAGCAGGTATCTATGGGATGGACCTGTTGTTTGCTTGGTAGGGTATCTGCCTATCTTATGCTGAACAATTTCCAGAAGCAGAAACTCCTTCACCTGGTGAGAACCAGCCAATAAAAACAACTACAATTTGTAGTCTCTGACCCAGGCAAACCCTGTTCCAGGGCACAGACCACTCCCCAAACCCCAACAGGctgttttatttctgaaagtgCAACTGGCTCAGCGTGAGAACTAAGACCATGAACTGACACAGATGAGAAACAGTGAAACATGCGCTTCATCAAAATGCGGAGCTTTGCGATGAGCAGCCTTTGGCCTCTCAGAGCTGGGCCAGCACCCCACGCGGTGACAGCACGCGGTGCCAACAGCGTCCCTTTCAGGCTCTGCCTGCAGACCCGGGCTCGGCCCCACCTTGGGCAAGAGGCCAGGCGTGTGGCCTGAGCACCCTGCAGCCAGAGCAGGCCGTTCTCAGGCTGGCTCTGGGTAGGCGGTGAGGAGCCCCCCGGCAGAGAAGGCCTAGAACACAAGGGTGCTGCTCAGAGGGGAGATGGAGGGCCGTGCTCACTCACTTCGGTCTCTCAGCACCAATGTCCTCTTTTCACGTTTCCCGGGCTCATGTAAGTTAGCTCTCACGACTGATGCGGCGAGCTCAGAAGGAGGGCGAGGGCTGTGGAAAGCCGGGGAGGGCACCCCGTGGGGCGCGCTGCCCACGGCCCCACCAGCCGCAGCAGAGGGCCTCGTGTGATCGTACCTGCACAGAACACACGGACGGCAGGGGCATCAGGACACCCCACACGCACAGCCTCCTGCCGCCCCAGGCCCGCAACGTCTCCCCCTCTGCTCCATCTGAGGGCGTGGACAGGGAGACAACCTTCTCCTGTATGTTAGTCGATAAAACTCTCCCAGACCACACGGAGCCTGACCTGCCAGGAGATGCTGGCTGCTTCCTGGACTCCTGAGGGCGCCCACTGGCGGGAGGAGAGCAGGGCGGGCCAAGTGCCCGCGTCCAGGGAGCAGAGTGAGGGACAGGGGGCGCGCCACGGTCCCGGAAGCAGAGCAGCCGCTCACTGTGAGAGCACAGGGCAGGCTTTGGAATGTGCTCCTGTCCAAAAGGTACAGAACTTGCCTACAGATGTCAGTTACAAATGAAGATTCTAGGCGCACATAAGTGTCTGCTGCATGGGTACTCACAACAAAAAGCTGGAAGCTACTTAAGTCTCTAAAAGTAGTTAATATAGGGACAGTTAAATGATGGTACATCAACATTATAGAAAATTACAATATTACAGTTAATGCATAACAGTAGCAGCACTGGGAAGAGCTTATGACATGTTATTAAACAAAAAAAGGCAAGACGTAAAATCTTGGGTATACTGTGAATGCAAATTTATAATTACAGACTCATAAGAATGGGCCTGAAAGTCACTTgtggaaaattaaaattgtttttagggCACTAAGATTgaaatttccaaattatttttgcaCACTCCTTTTGAAGTTCTCCCCTCATCAAGACCCAAGCTCCAGATGAAGGATTTAAAGCCCCGCACGCAGCCAGCTCAGGCAACAGCCGGTGCAGATGCGCGCTCTTGCCTGCAACGCGTCCCGTAGGCGCAGCAGCCCTTCTGGTAGTATTTGCAGATGGTGGACGGCTTGCTGTTCGCCAAGTCATGTGAGAACAGGCACTGGCTTCCTTCCCGACACACACCGTGCATAAAATACCTGGAGAGAAAGCAGAGGCACAGGGCTTTTAGAAGCACGCTTCACTTTCTAAAATCGCCATATTCTTggaccaagcacacacacagtcccCACATACTACGTGTTAACTGGGCACTGGAGAGCCCACGCGTCCTCGACTCGAAGACACTGGGATTTTAGACACATCACAGCTATTTCCGTGGCAGCGTTTCCAGAAGAAAAATGATGCCATATATTTCTATCTTACAATACATCCTCCTGATTTAAGATATATTACACACGTAAAATGTGAGCCTCCTAACTGAGAAAGCACACACTGAAGAACCGCTCTGTTCTCAGAGTTAAAGGGTCTGCTTGTACATAAGTCAGAGATCTGGGCTCAAGCCCCAGCGGTATCAACTATCAGCATGTCACAAAACCAGCTTTGGTGGGCCTCGCTACCTTCATCTGTAAACTAAAATTTTACTACCTACCCTACTAACCCGTGGTGAGGACCAAACAAAACAGCGCAGCACCAAGACATTTACAAATAAGAACATTCCACTAAGCAGTCCAATTCTGGCTCTGAAGGAACCACAGGGAGGCATTCTAGCTCTGTTCAGCCAGAGCAGAGAGACCTCACTGAATACTCAAGAGCGAACTGGAGTGGGATGTGCTTTGGCATTAAGGGTAAACACCTTCTCAAATAAAGAGATTTTAGATCTGCCTCAATAATgtttagaaaaagagagaaaagcttcAAAACGAGCTAGATGATAGCAAATAACTTACTGGCAGTTAAAACAAACTTTAGCATTCTGTGAGGGAGGACAATAAAATCTAAATGCTCAAAAACACTGGATATACcaaaaagcaggaaaatgtgacccacaaccaggagaaaaatcagtcaGTTCCGGGAATGGCAGGCAACAGACTCAGGGGACAAGGACTTTAATTAAGCAATTACAGGTCATGTTCAATATGCTGAAGGTTTTaagagaaacacaaaaataaCATGAGGAGAAATGGACAATAAAGCAAAGAACCAAAAGGAACTTCTACAATATATGAACCAAATGAAAGCTATAATATATGAAATAACAATTACACCGTGACAGCAATTAGCACTACCtaagaaaatcacagaaaacttgAAGACGCagcaacagaaactgactcacaagAAAAGAGACTTTGCTTCCAGCCAGGAGGCACACGCAACGTGCCCTCCCACTGAACAAACACGTCAAACAGCCGCTTCCACACCTGGGCAGAAGGCAGCACCAGACGGCCCTTGGAGAGAAGGCAAGCAGAGGCGCTCAGCCCGGTTTCCTGCCGTGAGGCGTATCTGGGCCTTGGAGCAGGGAGGGCAACCCCAAGCAGAGCCCCGCTGTCTTGCTGAGATGAAGAGACAGCAACTGCAGTTcaaggaggcagaggcaggctcTATAAATAGAGCCTGTAGAAACTCTGTAAGAGCCTATAAGAGCTCTATAAAAGCCTATAAACAGAATCGCACGGGCAGTGACTGACTTTTGATAAAGGTGTCAAGGTAATTCAACAAATGATGTTGGACCCAtacatacaggaaaaaaaaataacatttatgtcTGCTGATGTTACCCAGTATGAGTGAAGTATACAACAAAATTGCCACGTATCCTAGCCAAAAGCACTTAAACCTGAATCCAACAAAACTGCGGATCTAcacatcaaaaaagaataaaatacctaggattAAATCTACCTAAGGACATAAAAGAACTGTACTCTAAAAACTGtaagaagacataaacagatggaaagatataccatgtttgtggattggaagaatcaatattgtcaaaatgagactatactacccaaggcaatctacagattcaatgcaatccctatcaaattaccaatggcatttttcacagaactagaacaaaaatctcaaaatctgtatggagacacaaaagaccccaaataaccaaagcaatcctgagaaagaaaaacagagctggaggaatcaggctccctgacttcagactatactacaaagctacagtcatcaaaacagtatggtactggcacaaaaccagaaatgcacatcaatggaacaggacagaacacccagaaataagcccacgcACCTACGGTCAACTAATCTAGGACAGAGGAGCTAAGACTACACAATGTcagaaagacagtctctttaacaaatggtgctgggaaaactggacaaccacaTGCAAACAGATCATTCTTTAACTCCACATACAATAATAAGCTCAAATAGGATTCAAGACCTAAATGagagaccagatactataaaactcctagaggaaaacataggcagaatactctctgcaataaatcacagcaacatctttttctgatccatctcccagaataatcaaaataaaaacaaaaataaataggaccaactcaaactcaaaagctttgccacagcaaaggaaactataaacaaaacgaa
This DNA window, taken from Odocoileus virginianus isolate 20LAN1187 ecotype Illinois unplaced genomic scaffold, Ovbor_1.2 Unplaced_Contig_2, whole genome shotgun sequence, encodes the following:
- the MKRN2 gene encoding E3 ubiquitin-protein ligase makorin-2 isoform X1, producing the protein MSTKQVTCRYFMHGVCREGSQCLFSHDLANSKPSTICKYYQKGCCAYGTRCRYDHTRPSAAAGGAVGSAPHGVPSPAFHSPRPPSELAASVVRANLHEPGKREKRTLVLRDRNLSGMAEDTTCLGSSPRGCSDAQSGPELKPHSYLDAIRSGLDDLEASSSYSGGQQLCPYAAAGECRFGDACVYLHGDVCEICRLRVLHPFDPEQRKAHEKACMATFEHEMEKAFAFQASQDKVCSICMEVILEKASASERRFGILSSCNHTYCLSCIRQWRCAKQFENPIIKSCPECRVISEFVIPSVYWVEDQDKKNELIEAFKQGMGKKACKYFEQGKGTCPFGSKCLYRHAYPDGRLAEPEKPRKQLSSEGTVRFFNSVRLWDFIESRESRHAPSTDDVDMTELGDLFMHLSGVEPSET
- the MKRN2 gene encoding E3 ubiquitin-protein ligase makorin-2 isoform X2; the protein is MHGVCREGSQCLFSHDLANSKPSTICKYYQKGCCAYGTRCRYDHTRPSAAAGGAVGSAPHGVPSPAFHSPRPPSELAASVVRANLHEPGKREKRTLVLRDRNLSGMAEDTTCLGSSPRGCSDAQSGPELKPHSYLDAIRSGLDDLEASSSYSGGQQLCPYAAAGECRFGDACVYLHGDVCEICRLRVLHPFDPEQRKAHEKACMATFEHEMEKAFAFQASQDKVCSICMEVILEKASASERRFGILSSCNHTYCLSCIRQWRCAKQFENPIIKSCPECRVISEFVIPSVYWVEDQDKKNELIEAFKQGMGKKACKYFEQGKGTCPFGSKCLYRHAYPDGRLAEPEKPRKQLSSEGTVRFFNSVRLWDFIESRESRHAPSTDDVDMTELGDLFMHLSGVEPSET